In Macadamia integrifolia cultivar HAES 741 chromosome 12, SCU_Mint_v3, whole genome shotgun sequence, the following are encoded in one genomic region:
- the LOC122057378 gene encoding ASC1-like protein yields the protein MKAMGSIDWEEESYPAYKDFSALLLFALFFPTIRFFLDRFFFEKVARRLIFGKGHQMLDVETKGRRHKIKKFKESAWKCIYFLSAEILALSVTYNEPWFTNTKSFWVGPGDQVWPDQKIKLKLKGLYMYTAGFYTYSIFALVFWETRRKDFGISMGHHVASVILIVLSYILRFARVGSVILALHDATDVFMEVAKMSKYSGFEKLSSFSFVLFVLAWILLRLIYYPFWVLWSTTYEVLLTLDKEAYKVKGSIYYYVFNTLLFCLLVLNIYWWVLMFWMLVKQIQDRGLVSDDIRQVCSSSSTDHLLRFRNTHNALEQEKCTCSNIETSHVRFS from the exons ATGAAAGCAATGGGTTCGATCGACTGGGAGGAGGAATCTTACCCTGCATACAAAGATTTCAGTGCTCTTCTCTTGTTCGCTTTGTTCTTTCCAACGATACGCTTCTTTCTTGACAGATTCTTCTTTGAG AAAGTGGCAAGACGACTCATTTTTGGGAAGGGACATCAAATGCTGGATGTTGAGACAAAAGGGAGGAGGCACAAGATCAAGAAATTCAAGGAATCAGCATGGaaatgtatttattttctttcagcAGAGATTTTGGCTCTATCTGTCACATATAATGAGCCCTGGTTCACTAATACCAAAAGTTTCTGGGTGGGGCCAGGAGATCAGGTCTGGCCTGATCAAAAGATCAA ATTGAAATTGAAGGGATTGTATATGTATACTGCTGGATTCTACACATACTCCATATTTGCTCTGGTTTTCTGGGAAACAAGACGTAAAGACTTTGGGATATCAATGGGTCATCATGTAGCAAGTGTGATTCTTATTGTTTTGTCTTACATACTCAG GTTTGCTCGTGTTGGATCAGTTATTTTAGCTCTGCATGATGCAACTGATGTGTTTATGGAAGTTGCAAAGATGTCCAAGTACAGTGGTTTTGAAAAGCTTTCTAGCTTTTCATtcgttctttttgttttggcaTGGATCTTACTTCGTCTTATCTACTACCCATTCTGGGTCCTATGGAGTACAAC CTATGAAGTTCTTCTGACTCTGGACAAGGAGGCATACAAGGTTAAAGGCTCCATATATTATTATGTGTTCAATACCCTCCTATTTTGCCTGCTCGTCCTTAATATTTATTGGTGGGTGTTGATGTTTTGGATGCTTGTAAAACAAATCCAAGATAGAGGCCTAGTCAGCGATGATATTCGTCAGGTATGTAGCTCAAGTTCAACAGATCATTTACTGAGGTTCAGGAACACCCACAATGCACTTGAACAAGAAAAATGCACATGTTCAAATATTGAAACTAGTCATGTAAGGTTTTCATGA